The Phragmites australis chromosome 1, lpPhrAust1.1, whole genome shotgun sequence genomic interval CCGAGTTCTAACGAAATCAGAAACCTAGTTTCATAGTGTGCTCATCAAACATTGTCCCAACTCCAAACTGACAGCTAATGTCTATTGGTTTCTTAGCTTCATTAAGCCATGCATATTAGGCAGACGGTTGATCATTCAAATTAACGATGACCAGTCCTTACATCGGCATTGCTCCCTGCCTTTACTTAGCCTGAATTAGGATGGTTAACAAATGTGTACTTTAATGACATacatttgtatttatttttgttcttCGGCCAGGTGTGGTCCATGCCAATACATGGTTCCCATACTTCAAGAAGTAAGTGAAAAGTTAAGTGACAAGATTCAAGTTGTGAAAATTGACACTGAGAAGTACGCAAGCATTGCAAATCGTTACAAAATCGAAGCATTACCAACTTTCATCATCTTCAAAAATGGGAAACCTTGCTATCGCGTTGTAAGTTTTGAacaaaccattttttttttcattttcgtgAATAGTTGTTTAACTTGTGCTAATGATACTATGTTTTATGTCCTTTTCATGGTTTGTTTTGCTACCTGGCATTCAGGAGGGAGCATTGCCTGCCAACCAGCTGGTCAAACAGATCGAGAGTGCTTTGGCGGTCACAAAGTAGCACATATGGTGAGCAgggcagatttttttttcccaaaaatgtTTGCTGCTACCTCATAACATGTGCCTCTACATGCTAAGTTTTATGATTGGAGATATGTATTCTTGATTATTGTTCAAAAGATCCTAGTTGGATTACGATATGAATTGGCATTTTTCTTCATAGTTATAGTCTCAAACTATGAAATTGAAAATCTTTGAATCCTCTGCTACTTGATCTTTTACTGTAATGGTCTGAGGGCCAAAAATAGAGACTAAAGTATATCTTTTGCAGTAAGAATTTCTTTTCCAGCTCTAATGTGATGAACATTGTTGGAGACATATTGGTTTCATATTAGTATaactaacaaaaaaaagaagtataCCTGTTTCCCCCTTTGATTATGAAATCAGCGAAGTTATGTGATAGTAATaagggaaaattgcaaaaacccaCCTACAACTATGGTGTTTCCCtgtacaacttttttttttgtcaacgTCACATCCATAAGTTTTCTTTGATGTCAAATACCCCCCAATGGCTGTTGATTGTGTACAACATGGCGCTTGCATGTCTTTTAACATGATATGATGACTTCCAACTAGGCTTCTAGTGTCTCCAGGACCATTAAATATTGGTCTAGAATATATATAACTCTATAATGTGCACTTCTTTCTCTCATACTTAGGTGGATTTATCCTCTTCAAGCGTGCAATAAATAGAGCGATATATTGGATTAAATGGTATAGGAGATGTTGGAAGTCACGTAGAAGCCGCCACACCACAACGGAAGCCATAAAAAGAACCATATTGTGAAGTCAACAATACTAGGTGGGTATTTGGTATCAAAGAAAACTTGCAGGTGGGTGACTGAcaaaaaaatagttgtaggAAGGCCATGTTGTTTCATAACTATAttttacatgattttttttctgaactagctAAGTTTAGATCCATTCGCCTTTCTCCTACTTCAGTTATCTATGATATAGAATATGACTCTTCTTTTGCCAAAAAATCCTTCCTGTTATCACCTACCACCATCAGTTTTTCTGTTTTGATGCTGTCTTTAACCTCCACTAAGTTTAGGAGTGAAAATGTCAAATGGGATCTCTTTGACAGTGAAACCATTGGTTGGTATTGAAGGGGTTATTTCCTTGGGGATTCTAGATCAAACCAATCAAGCAGCTAAGCCAATACATGTTTATTCGATCACTCTTTCTCTTTTTAGATTGACAGACATGTGACCATATTTTTGTTCTTTATTGTTTCTACACCGGTTAGTATATATGGTTCCGGTCAAGGTAAAAAAAATCCCAGAATCGGATGAATTGCTGCCCTGCAGTCCCTATTGCCTTTCCGTATACTGGATAATTTCTGAGATTTATTTGAAATGTTTTGAATCAGTCAGAATCACCTTGAATTGTTGGTAATTGGTGAAAATTAGGATTGATTGAACTTAACTAGAGTTAATTGATATTATCTCATTGTCAAAACTGTTAACACCATGGGTCCAAAATCCGCTCCTAGCCCAGCCCTCACATGGCGCGGGCACACAATGACAAGGAATTTCCGTATACCATACATTCTTATGTGAATTACTTCGATTGACGTGGCACTTGACaccattttccttttttcatAATAATTACTTTCCATCTGCATTTTCTCATGTTCTATCCTTTGGCCGACTTGGAATCATACTATTGGAAAGCATGTTGGACGATGAAATGTTCTTCTTTCCCCACTGTATTGCTCCCTTACGGCGCGAGCGATTGTGGATTCCATCATCTATCTACCTTAGAATATCTGCTTGAGTAGCGAATAAGTAAGTGACAAAAGTATCCCTTTAAGATTACCTTTTTTTACCCCTTTGTGGAACCTTTAAAATTATCTGAATTTTCTGGAGTAAATATGAGTAGTAGTGGTGCTTTGTTTGCCCTTGGAGGATATTTTGTTGTGAGAAATCATGCAGATGAGAGTTATTAAATCCAAACTTGGGTTTAGTCAGCAAATTTATTGGATGTTTCTTTGCTTCATGGAAAAGCTGTGTTCTTGTGTAAAAGCAACGCAATTGGCCAAGGATACACTTCGAAGTGGTGCTGCTGGATATGTCTAGAACTATTTTATGTGATCTTGCAATTTTGGGTGTATGTTATTGGTCTTTGTATGGTTGTTGCTTATGCATGTCTCACACTCTCACCACCAGCTGAGTACTGTGAAGGATCTGTATGTTTATCTCGAGTACCCTGCAATACTGTAGTTATGTATATGGCTTCATGCATGTGCTAATGGTTCGTGCTAAGTTTCGAGGGTTACTCGTGTCGTCTTGGTTTGTTGAGACCTACTGTAATTTGCCGTATTTGTGCACTGTTATCCccttttttttgacaaaatatATTATCACAAATTCATTATTATGAAGAAATgtacattcttttttttttcgaactGCATTCTCTCACATAAAAACAAGAAGAGATGGAATTGATGTGATAGCAAGACTTGCTGGAAAAAGAACAATAACTTTACTGAGTGCTGCGAAAAATTCTCCCAGTTGGCGAATTATCGCATGCTCTTTACGGAAAGAGAGATAGCAACGCGCATAAGAATCTTCTCATCCTTGCTTATCAATTGTATAATCTCCATCTTAGTGATAAATGTAACCACACGAAAAAACTTGTGTGAACTGGGAAATCTTGGGGTCATCTATATAATCTTTTGTACCATTTACAGTTTAAAATGCCTTTTCGACGGACAGTTGACTCTTGTTTTGTCAAACTTCACAGTAGCATGCGAACCTAAATTTGACCAAAAACAGCACTTATATGTTTTGTCACGCTTTCTAAATTTCCGGCTTCTAAAATCCTATGAACACACGTCGGTGAGGGGAGGCATGCTCCGACGGCGGTTTCCGATGGGAGATTGATTGGGGGAGGGGTTCTTTCGTCGCCTGGCTGAGGAGGCGGTGTAGAGGCGAGGCAACGGGAGACAGCGGAGCATAAAAATAGAAAGGTTAGCGCGGCTAAGGTGGCAGGCGGGAGGGAGGCGAGGGAGCTAGCGTAGCGGGGCAAGGCAGGCGGGAGGGCAATGGGCCAAAGTTGAAGAAAAACTGTGAGACGTTGGATGCATATAAAACAGTTCACAACCATCAactgaaaagaagaaaaaaaagcaagcacGTGAAAAAAAAGCAACCGCCATACTCTGTAAATCGTACCGGGTTGTTAAATCTTGGCACGATGGGTTTTCCCTGGTTTTTATAACCGGGCCTGAGCTTAATTTAATTTGCTTGCCGTATCATcgcataaagaaaaaaaatgctcgCCGGAAGCATCAGGTTCTGCACACATACACAAACGTCTTAGGGCTTAATTTGATTCGCAATGCTAGTACTTTTTCGGATCCAAAATATAAAACCGTTTTAGAAAAGTGTCGTGAAAGTGTAAAACAACAACTCATATTTAGGGACTTATCAAATACTTAGCGTGAAGAGGTTGAGGCGATTCCGCCAATCCCTACCGTCCACGGTGACCTGTCAGTGTCACTCGTCACAGTATAAATACGCCCGCTCCTGCAACGATTTGCTGCAACCAAGCAAagcaaacaatagcaacacTCCGATCAACGCCGCAGTTGCACGCCGCACCGACCGAGATGGCTGACTGCTACCACGGCGGCAGGACCGTGTACTCCAACACCAACGAGTGCTACGACGGCGGCAGGACCGTGTACTCCAACACCGACGAGTGCTACGACGCCGGCAGGCACGGCAGCAGGAGGGTGTACTCGCACACCGACGAGTGCTACGACGACGTCGACCGCAGGAGGCCGGCGTACGCCGACGACTGCTACAACGGCGGTGGGTATGGCGCCAAGCAGGCCGCCGTCTACTCCGAGGAGGACTACTCCCGCGGCGGCTATGGCGGCGGGCAGGAGTACTacaagagggaggagaaggagcaCAAGCACCGGGAGCGCCTCGGTGAGGTCGGCGCCCTCGCCGGCGGCGCCTTCGCTCTGGTAACGAATTGACTAATCAATTAAATGATGGATCACCATGCATGTACGTAAGTAGTATGTAACTGATGGAATGGAAGCTGGTGGTGATCATTGCAGTACGAGGGGCAGCGTGCGAAGAAGGACCCAGAGCACGCGCAGAGGCACAGGATCGAGCAGGGCGTGGCGGGTGTGGCGGCGCTAGGCGCCGGCGGCTACGCCTACCACGAGCACCGCGAGCACAAGGAGGCCCGCCACCAGGGCAACGAGCACAGGGTGCCGCACGGCTACTACTGCAACTGAGATGCTGGATCGACGATATGCCAACGGCGAGCCTCGCCGCAGCTTCAAGCCGGCGCGCGGCGATGTGGTCATGACATGACGTCCGTGTGTGTGCAAGTAAATAAGAGCAATTAAATATATATGACGTGTGTTGCTCACCGCTCTTAGTATAATCAAATAAAGTCGGCTTGCAAATAAGagcatgctgcatgcatgcatgtatgtaccGTACGTGTCTGATCACTCTGCTTCTGCATTCTACTCTGCAGTGTCAGCGTGTAACAATTATTTATACAATTAAGTTATGTGTTGCGTGTCAGTGTCATCTCAGCTCTTCTGGCTGCTCTTttcacaagcacaagcacaggGTACGTAGGTGCTCGAAAATTGGGTATCCTCGATGCAGTTGTTGAGAATAAGGAGATGGAAAAGAAATTGTAATAGCCGAGGAAGTTGCTCATTGTTCGGCTGATGAGCGTGGTGTCATGGCCTCATGGGTTTCCGGAGCTGACCAAGGAGGCTGGCGTGATGGCTATTGTGGCCAACACCATGGGTAGGGCTGCATCAGGCGGGTAGGGGTTCTCTAACACCGGCAAATTAAAGCGAACACCTTCTTCGACTCAAAGGGCCAGTTTGGGAGATCCCTCAGAATCAAAGGAAGCTGCAAACaacattttttagtttttaattttcaaaatgaTTTTGTAAAAGTGATTTTCTAAATAAACTTGATACTGTTGAACTGAAAAAAGTAATTTCTTCTGATTTAATTTTCACGTAAAATCACTTCTTTCGTAGAGTTTACATTAGAGAATCACTCTCAACAACAAAATCATTTTACTCACATAATCACTCCTTCTGGAGAATTTGCATCAAGagaagctctaccaaacatgctCACTGGAGCAAAGTAAGGTAAGCCACGACGGATGAGGACTCCATGATACGTGCTCAGAGGCTGATAGTTAGGCGTAACTTGGAGTTGGAGGAACCGACTACAGGTGGTATGTTCAACAATTCcattctttcttgttctttttctttgaacGGTGGGATCTATTTCCACGATCTTCATTGGAGCAGGGTCGTGTGAGGCGGCTTGGTCCCTCCTGAGGGAGACTTTGCCACCGGGCTGTGAGCCCGTTCGCATTCTTTCTTGTTTTGTATATCTTCCAATATAAACAACATAGGGTGGGGATAATGAAAGTAAGATTATTATGTCTTCTGTTAGTTGTATTAAAATGCCAGGATCTTATCAGCTCAATGGTGAATCACATGATGCGGAGGGTAACGGTTTGGACAACCTCATTCTTTGGCACTTATGTAGTGACCTGACTGAGGAAGTTATGAACGAGGACAATGACTACATTGGTAGTAGTCCGAAAGCTGCTCCTCAAAATTGGAAAGGACCCTCATCTCAAAGATACATGTGAAGGGTACTTTAAAAAAACAACTAAaattttttaaatgaaaagAATCTTTTAGAATAACAGAAGTCTTAAAGATTAGTTAAGTATAGTTTTCTGTTTGACAAATCAATAGAAGAAAATTTGGATTTCATTGCCATCCTTGAAACACGTCGAGATGACTACTTGCCtcaaatgaaaagaatattttaGAATAGTAGATGTCTTATGGACTTAGTTAAGTATAGGTTTTTGTTTGACACATTTATAGAAGAAAATTTAGATTCCATTGGCATCCTCCGAGATGACTACTTGCGTACATGCCTCGATCACTTTTGTGGTGGTAAAGAGTACATATGGCATTGGACATCTCCCAGAGGACAGTTTGGAGGTATTCTCATGGGAGTTAATATGGATAATTTGACATTATGGAGATAACAGGGGTGACTATTATGTGA includes:
- the LOC133929254 gene encoding abscisic stress-ripening protein 5-like, which produces MADCYHGGRTVYSNTNECYDGGRTVYSNTDECYDAGRHGSRRVYSHTDECYDDVDRRRPAYADDCYNGGGYGAKQAAVYSEEDYSRGGYGGGQEYYKREEKEHKHRERLGEVGALAGGAFALYEGQRAKKDPEHAQRHRIEQGVAGVAALGAGGYAYHEHREHKEARHQGNEHRVPHGYYCN